TGTTCCAAACAAGTTAATTAATTTTGTTTTGAAATGAGAATTTTTGTTTTAGTTTGCATTTTTTTGCTCGCTGGTTGTGGTTATAAGCCTTTGTCCTATTATGCAAAAACAGCTTTTGGGAAGAGTGTTTATGTCGAGATCAAAAATCGATCTGATTTTCCTCAAGCAGGAGTGAATCTAAAGGATCGTCTAAACCGCGTTGTTTTGGCGCGACTTCACTTGGAGCTTGCTTCAAAGGAAAAGGCTGAGAGTATTTTGGAGGCAGAAATTACGGGTCTTGATTTTGAAATGATTTCTCAGGATGCGCAGGGGTTTGCCAATTACTATAGAGCCAATGTTAAGGTTGCATTTAGCTATAAAGTTTTAGATGGAGAGCGATATCAAGTTGTTCTTGAAAGCTCAAGCGATTATGCTTCCAATGAAAGCTTAAACTCAATTATGATCGAAGAAAATCAGATGAATGCTATAGATACTGCGCTAAAAAACATCGTTGATCAATTTGTATCACGCATTTTCTATCAAGGGACTCTGCATCAGAGGAATAATGCAGCCAATGCACAATAATCTTCAAAAATTTCTTGAAACCAAGGGTGCAGAATATGCGCCCTTTGATCCTAGTCGTGCTTTGAGAATCTATGAGTGTTTTAGACGAGATTTTTTGGGAAATTTTTTGCCAAAAGTGATCCATATTGTTGGGACAAATGGCAAGGGAAGCACAGGAAGGTATATCGCTCTAAGTTTGGCAAAACACTATCAAATCTTGCATTTCACATCTCCTCATTTGTTTGAGTTTAATGAGCGTTTTTATTGCAATGATGGATATCTTGC
This DNA window, taken from Helicobacter kayseriensis, encodes the following:
- the lptE gene encoding LPS assembly lipoprotein LptE; the protein is MSYYAKTAFGKSVYVEIKNRSDFPQAGVNLKDRLNRVVLARLHLELASKEKAESILEAEITGLDFEMISQDAQGFANYYRANVKVAFSYKVLDGERYQVVLESSSDYASNESLNSIMIEENQMNAIDTALKNIVDQFVSRIFYQGTLHQRNNAANAQ